The Bacteroidia bacterium genome window below encodes:
- a CDS encoding HD domain-containing protein produces the protein MKPNKRKIINDPVYGFISIPDELTFDLIEHPYFQRLRRIKQLGLTNLVYPGALHTRFHHALGAMHLMGEAIDVIRSKGHKISAKEAQAVNVAILLHDIGHGPFSHALEKSIVHNISHEDISELFMKKLNTEFNGKLSLAIQIFKNEYKKKFLHQLVSSQLDMDRLDYLKRDSFYTGVSEGVISSDRIIKMLNVVNDELVVEAKGIYSIEKFIIARRLMYWQVYLHKTVLSAEHLLIQILKRAKELALQKVELFCTPAFREFLYHHHTKNNFLKDENLLQIFSELDDTDIFASVKAWTKCEDFVLSTLCQKMVNRKLYKTELQNQPFDEKIISAYQQKTKKYFGIDEKEISYFTFTGNVTNNAYLPSDIRINILFKNGDVTDIAAASDQLNISMLSKTVRKYFLCFPKEILVP, from the coding sequence TTGAAACCAAACAAAAGAAAGATAATAAATGATCCTGTTTATGGATTTATCAGCATTCCTGACGAATTAACTTTTGATCTCATCGAACATCCGTATTTCCAGCGTTTGCGGCGTATCAAACAATTGGGATTAACCAATTTAGTATATCCGGGCGCTTTGCATACACGTTTCCATCACGCGCTTGGCGCGATGCATTTGATGGGCGAAGCAATTGATGTGATTCGTTCGAAAGGTCATAAAATAAGCGCGAAAGAAGCACAGGCTGTGAATGTCGCGATTTTATTGCACGATATTGGGCACGGTCCTTTTTCGCATGCGCTGGAAAAAAGTATTGTCCACAATATCAGTCACGAGGACATTTCCGAGCTTTTTATGAAAAAATTAAATACAGAATTTAACGGAAAACTTTCGCTCGCCATTCAAATTTTTAAAAACGAATACAAAAAAAAGTTTCTGCATCAGCTTGTTTCCAGTCAGTTGGATATGGACAGGTTGGATTATTTGAAGCGCGATAGTTTTTACACGGGCGTTTCCGAAGGCGTTATCAGTTCCGACAGAATTATTAAAATGTTGAATGTGGTAAACGATGAATTGGTGGTGGAAGCGAAAGGAATTTATTCCATCGAAAAATTTATTATTGCTCGTAGATTGATGTATTGGCAAGTGTATTTGCATAAAACGGTACTTTCTGCGGAACATTTATTAATACAAATTTTAAAACGAGCAAAAGAATTAGCGCTTCAAAAAGTAGAATTATTTTGCACTCCCGCTTTTCGCGAATTTCTATATCATCATCACACAAAAAATAATTTTTTGAAGGACGAAAATTTGCTTCAGATTTTTTCTGAATTGGACGACACCGATATTTTTGCTTCTGTAAAAGCTTGGACGAAGTGCGAAGACTTTGTACTTTCCACGCTTTGTCAAAAAATGGTCAATCGAAAATTGTATAAAACCGAATTGCAAAATCAACCTTTTGATGAAAAAATAATTTCGGCGTATCAACAAAAAACAAAAAAATATTTTGGTATTGATGAAAAGGAAATTTCCTATTTTACATTTACTGGAAATGTAACAAATAATGCTTATTTGCCGAGCGATATTCGTATCAATATTTTATTCAAAAATGGCGATGTAACGGATATTGCTGCCGCTTCCGATCAATTAAATATTTCGATGCTTTCCAAAACGGTGAGAAAATATTTTCTGTGTTTTCCGAAAGAAATTTTAGTACCTTGA
- the aroB gene encoding 3-dehydroquinate synthase: MKTKSSIVPAQNYSVYIGENVFTEITHFFQKPTSQSERKIFILVDENSLKHCLPKLIEEVFFLEKAEIIEIESGEENKNIEICTQIWRTLSELGADRKSLLINLGGGVISDMGGFIASTFKRGIDFINIPTTLLSQVDASVGGKTGIDLDHLKNEIGLFSSPRAVYIYPPFLKTVNKKQLFSGFAEMLKHALVADKTYWEELKNIDVNTISELEKNIFTSVKIKNEIVLKDPSETGIRKALNFGHTIGHALESYALESDGKPLLHGEAVAIGMICEAFISYKKKFLSAAELQEITETILTNFEVVKLNYFDTNRLMELMKHDKKNDTGIINFTLLNGIGNVSINQSCNAEMIIKSLHYYTEETNMLSAQSS, from the coding sequence ATGAAAACAAAAAGTAGTATCGTCCCTGCACAAAATTATTCCGTTTACATCGGCGAAAATGTGTTTACGGAGATCACACATTTTTTTCAAAAACCAACCTCTCAAAGCGAACGCAAAATTTTTATTTTGGTGGACGAAAATTCCTTGAAACATTGTTTACCCAAATTAATTGAAGAAGTTTTTTTTCTCGAAAAGGCTGAGATCATTGAAATAGAAAGCGGCGAAGAAAATAAGAACATTGAAATTTGCACACAGATTTGGCGCACGCTAAGTGAATTGGGAGCTGATAGAAAATCGTTGCTCATTAATTTAGGTGGCGGCGTAATCAGCGATATGGGCGGATTTATTGCTTCTACATTTAAGCGCGGTATTGATTTTATTAATATTCCAACCACTTTATTATCGCAAGTAGATGCTTCTGTTGGCGGAAAAACAGGAATTGATTTAGATCATCTGAAAAATGAAATTGGCTTGTTTAGCTCGCCACGAGCGGTTTACATTTATCCGCCTTTTTTAAAAACAGTCAATAAAAAACAATTATTTTCTGGCTTTGCCGAAATGCTGAAACATGCTTTGGTGGCAGATAAAACGTATTGGGAAGAATTAAAAAATATCGATGTAAATACTATTTCGGAATTAGAAAAAAATATTTTTACTTCCGTGAAAATTAAAAATGAAATTGTGCTGAAAGATCCTTCCGAAACAGGAATTCGAAAAGCATTAAATTTCGGACATACTATTGGTCATGCCTTGGAAAGTTATGCGCTCGAAAGTGATGGAAAACCTTTGTTGCATGGAGAAGCAGTAGCCATTGGAATGATTTGTGAAGCATTTATTTCGTACAAAAAAAAGTTTTTGTCGGCTGCCGAATTGCAAGAAATTACGGAAACTATTTTGACTAATTTTGAGGTAGTAAAATTAAATTATTTCGATACAAACCGTTTGATGGAATTAATGAAACACGATAAGAAAAATGATACAGGAATTATTAATTTCACGCTATTAAATGGCATCGGAAATGTTTCCATCAATCAATCTTGTAATGCAGAAATGATTATAAAATCGCTCCACTATTATACGGAAGAAACGAATATGTTAAGCGCTCAATCCTCCTGA
- the aroA gene encoding 3-phosphoshikimate 1-carboxyvinyltransferase, with translation MIYQISKKNKNLFGTIHLTTSKSESNRVLIIQQLCKDIFEIKNIAEAQDTETMKTILAQLKKNNFQFGKTKEYDVGAAGTTMRFLCAFFATQKGTHILTGSQRMKERPIKILVDALRALGAKIDYLGEEGYPPLKIEGKELKGGEIEVDGNVSSQYISALLLIAPVLFGGLTIHFKGAAKSRPYINMTLKIMEYFGVYGNWHDNAISISKQDYYIEKEQAFYDIEGDWSAASYWYAMAALAENVDLKIIGLKKESLQGDSVVAELFSFFGVKTTFIENGILLTKTKVEEAHFGFDFSDCPDIVQTVAVTAAALKITFFLNGLSTLKIKETDRIQALINEFKKINIIAKEALPNTLEAREMPIEIDVTKEIRFETYEDHRMAMAFSAFALVYDKIEIEDPEVVKKSYPNFWNDLKILQFDVKETTPEK, from the coding sequence ATGATTTATCAAATCTCGAAAAAAAACAAAAATTTATTCGGTACTATTCATCTCACTACTTCTAAAAGTGAAAGCAATCGCGTGTTGATTATTCAGCAATTGTGTAAAGATATTTTCGAGATAAAAAACATCGCGGAAGCGCAGGATACGGAAACGATGAAAACTATTTTAGCGCAGTTAAAAAAAAATAATTTTCAATTTGGAAAAACAAAAGAATATGATGTCGGCGCTGCCGGAACAACGATGCGATTTTTATGTGCATTTTTCGCGACACAAAAAGGAACGCACATTTTAACGGGCTCGCAAAGGATGAAAGAACGCCCGATTAAAATATTGGTGGATGCCTTGCGAGCATTAGGCGCAAAGATTGATTATTTGGGTGAAGAAGGATATCCTCCATTAAAAATTGAAGGCAAAGAATTGAAAGGTGGAGAAATTGAAGTGGACGGAAACGTAAGCAGTCAGTACATCTCCGCATTATTATTAATTGCGCCTGTTTTATTTGGTGGCTTGACGATACATTTTAAAGGTGCTGCTAAATCGCGTCCTTATATCAACATGACATTGAAAATTATGGAATATTTTGGTGTGTATGGTAACTGGCACGACAATGCAATTTCCATTAGCAAGCAAGATTATTACATAGAAAAAGAACAGGCTTTTTATGACATTGAAGGAGATTGGAGTGCGGCTTCGTATTGGTATGCGATGGCGGCTTTAGCTGAAAATGTGGATTTAAAAATTATCGGATTGAAAAAAGAAAGTTTGCAAGGCGACAGTGTAGTGGCGGAATTATTTTCTTTTTTCGGAGTGAAAACAACGTTCATAGAAAATGGAATTTTGTTGACGAAAACAAAAGTTGAAGAAGCACATTTTGGATTTGATTTTTCGGATTGTCCAGATATTGTGCAAACGGTTGCTGTTACTGCTGCTGCACTAAAAATAACTTTTTTTCTGAATGGATTATCAACGCTTAAAATTAAAGAAACAGATCGTATTCAGGCTTTGATAAATGAATTTAAAAAGATAAATATTATTGCCAAAGAAGCTTTGCCGAACACCTTGGAAGCACGCGAAATGCCAATAGAAATAGACGTAACAAAAGAAATTCGTTTTGAGACATACGAAGATCACCGCATGGCGATGGCATTTTCGGCGTTTGCATTGGTGTATGATAAAATAGAAATTGAAGATCCGGAAGTTGTAAAAAAGTCGTATCCCAACTTTTGGAACGATTTAAAAATCTTGCAATTTGATGTGAAAGAAACAACTCCGGAAAAATAA